The Streptomyces armeniacus genomic interval TGTCCATGGCTTCCTTCCCCCGCGGTGAACCGTCGGCTGCCGGACCCTGGGGATTGAAGGGGGCGGGCATACAAAGCGGATACATTCCGGCGGAGGCGCCCCGCGCCGTTCGGCGCGGCAACCGGCCTGCCGTGTCAGCCCGGGCAGGCGAGCAGTTCGGGTGTGCGGGCGCGGACGATCCCGATCTCGTAGGCGAAGATCACGGCGTGTACCCGGTTCCGCAGTTCGAGCTTGTTGAACATGTGCTGCACATGGGACTTCACCGTGCTCTCGCTGACGGAGAGTTCGACGGAGATCTCGGCGTTGGTCATCCCCTGCGCAATGAGCCGCAGCACGTCGGCCTCCCGGCGGGTGAGGTGGTCGAGGTGGCCGTGGTCCGGTTCCGCGGTCGTCGGCACGTGGTCGGGCTGCCGGGCGCCCGCGGGGGTGATGAGGCTGTAGCCGGCCGCGATCATGCGTACCGCGGCGCAGACCATCTCCGAACTCGAGTGGTTGAGCAGGATGCCGTCGACGCCGGCTCCGGGAAGCCGGCGGACCCGCTGGTCGACGCTGTCCACCAGGACCAGCGTGGCCTTCGCCCCGCACTCGGCGACCATGCGCCGTATGGCGGTGACGTCTATGGCGTCGCTCGGTGTGTCCAGCATGGCGACGTCGGAGGACCGGCCCGCGGGCAGCTGGCTCGCCTGCCGGATGCTCTTCGCCTCGCCGACGACCTGGAGGTCGGAGGAGCTTTCCAGCATCGCCCGGTATCCGGCTCTCACGACGCTGCGCTCGCTCACCACTAGGACGCTTATCGGTTTCCCTCGCTGCATCATGTCCTCACGAATGACGTCTGGCTCAGCAACAAGAACTTCGAGGCGCGGCGAACTTACGGGGACACCCGTGGCGGCGGTGCGCCGCAGCGGCACTCGGCTGTCGCGGCGTCATGGTTGTTCTGTCTTCGGCTCAGCACGGACGTCACGAGCTGAGTGAGCTTCACATGGCTCCGTGGCATGGCCTTCACAGTACGGAATGGGGCCCACACTGGTGGTATAGAGCCGGTATAGGAACTGCCCGGTGCACGTCACCGCCGCCGATGCCGTGCGAGCAGTCCGCGGGCCGAGCCCTGGAGCATATGCCAGCGGCGTCGCCAAGAGGACTATACGGCTTGAGTGTTGGCCGGACGGAGATACCGTACGGCGCCCGCGCCGCGGCGGCCGGACGCGGACATGGCGTCGCGCCCGGGTCGGGGGTCCCGGGCGCGACGCTCCTGAACCGCTACGGGGGGTTCGGTTCAGGAGATCAGGGGGCTCAACTCCGTTCGGACGGCCCTTGCTTGGCGGTGCGGACGCCCCGGTCCGGGTCCCCGGCCGCCGGCTCCGGGACGGCGCGCCCGTGCCCGGCCGTGGCCGCCGGTTCGGTGCGCTTCGGCACCAGTACGACCGCGAGGAAGGCGGTGAACGCGGCGGTGGCGAGAACGCCGTACGCGGCCGTGGTGTAGCCGTCGACGAAGGCGGACCGGGCCGCCGACACCAGCGGGCCCGCCGCGGCGTCCGGCAGCTGCGCCGCGACTCCCGTCGCGCCGCCGAGCGAGTCCTCGGCCGCCTCGCGCGCCGCGGGCGGCAGCTGGGCCGTGATCCGCTCCGGCAGGCCGTCGGCGTACACGGAGTTGAGCACGCTGCCGTAGACGGCGATGCCGAGCGCCGCGCCGACTTCGATCGCCGCGTCGAAGGTGCCGCCCACCACGCCGCCGCGTTCGGCCGGTGCGTTGGCCATCACCGAGTCCGTCATGGCGGGGATGGCCACGCCGGCGCCGAGGCCGAAGAGGACGCCGGCGACCATCACGCTCGTGTCGTCACTGGAAAGGTCCACGGTGCTCAGCACGTACGCGCCGCCGGCGGCGAGCGCCGCACCGAGGGTGATCGGCCAGCGCGGCCCGGTCCGGTGGTAGAGCTGCTCGCCGACCGGCACCCCCACGATGAGCGCGACGCCGGCGGGCAGCAGCCGCAGACCGGTCTCCAGCGCGTCGTAGCCCATGAACTGCAGGGCGTACAGCGCCACCAGGTAGATCATCCCGATGACGATCGTGAAGATCAGGGCCGCGAAGGCCGCCCCGGCGGCGAAGAACTTGTTGGTGAACCAGTCGAGATCGACCATCGGATTGCTCACCCGGCGTTCCACGATGATGAACGCCACCAGCGAGACCAGGAACAGCGCCCAGGCGCCCATGACCTCCATCGAGAGCCAGCCCTTGACCGGGCCCTCGATGACGCCGTACACGAGCCCGCCCAGCATGAGGCAGGACAGCAGCGCTCCCCACGGGTCGAGTGGGCCGGCATTGCGGTCCCGGGAGGCGGGGAGCAGCGGCACGGTGGCCAGCAGGAGCACCAGGGCGATTGGCACGTTGAGGTAGAACGACGCCTCCCAGCCGTACGGTTCGACCAGGGCGCCGCTCAGCAGCGGCCCGCCGGCGAGGCCCAGGCCCGCGGAGGCTCCCCACAGGGACAGGGCGCGCTTGCGCTCGCCCTCCTCCACGAACGTGGCCCGTACGAGGCCGAGTGTGGCGGGCATGATCAGGGCGCCGGAGACGCCCAGGCCCACCCGTACCGCGATCATCGTGCTCGGCTCGTCGCTGAGCCCTCCGGCCACGCTGAACACGGCGAAGCCGCCCAGGCCCCACATGAGGGCGGCGCGGCGGCCGAACTTGTCGCCCACGGCGCCCATCGCGAACAGCAGTGCCGCGACCGTGAGCGGATAGGCGTCCAGCATCCACTGGAGTTCGTTCGAGGTCGCGTTCATGTCCTGGACGACGTCGCGCAGCGCAACGGTCAGCGCGAGGTTCGCCGTGACCACCAGGAACAGACTGAGGGCCAGCACGCTCAGACCGGCCCAGCGTCGGGGGTGGGCCGTGACCGGCTGTGTGGGTGGAGATGGCATCCGGGCGCTCCCTCGGCAAGCAACTAGTACGGTACGGTACCGTATCATTGCCGCCGGGCTCAAGTAAACTGCCTGTTATGACGACCGCACCGCTGCGGGGCGGACAGGCCCGCGAAGACCAGCTGCTGAGCGCGACCCTCGAGGTGCTGCGGGAGGTGGGGTACAACCATCTGACCGTCGACCTTGTCGTGGCCCGGGCCCGGGCGAGCAAGGCGACGGTCTACCGTCGCTGGCCGTCGAAGTCGGAACTGATCGTCGCGGCGTTCGAGAACGCGACCCGTGACCTGCCCGCTGAACGTGACACCGGTTCGCTGCGCGGCGACCTGCTCGCCGCGCTCGGCGACGTGCTCGACGAGATGGACCGGTTCGGCGACGTGATCGCGGACCTGCTGGGCGAGCTGGGCCGCAGCCCCGAGCTGGCCGGCACCATCCGGGACGGCTACATCGCCTCGCGCCGCCAGACCATGATGAACGCCTTCTCGCGGGCGCAGGAGCGGGGCGAGATCCCGCCCGAAGTCGATGTGGAGACCCTGTGGGACCTGGTGCCGGCCGTGATCTTCTTCCGCTCGCTCAACATGGGCTCACGCGTCGACGCCGAGGAGGTCCGCGGCCTCGTGGACAACATCGTGCTCCCGCTCGCCTTCCGTTCCCCGCCGGAGTGACGGCGCGTGTCCGCCCCTGCCCGGGCCGGCC includes:
- a CDS encoding response regulator transcription factor produces the protein MSERSVVRAGYRAMLESSSDLQVVGEAKSIRQASQLPAGRSSDVAMLDTPSDAIDVTAIRRMVAECGAKATLVLVDSVDQRVRRLPGAGVDGILLNHSSSEMVCAAVRMIAAGYSLITPAGARQPDHVPTTAEPDHGHLDHLTRREADVLRLIAQGMTNAEISVELSVSESTVKSHVQHMFNKLELRNRVHAVIFAYEIGIVRARTPELLACPG
- a CDS encoding MFS transporter, giving the protein MPSPPTQPVTAHPRRWAGLSVLALSLFLVVTANLALTVALRDVVQDMNATSNELQWMLDAYPLTVAALLFAMGAVGDKFGRRAALMWGLGGFAVFSVAGGLSDEPSTMIAVRVGLGVSGALIMPATLGLVRATFVEEGERKRALSLWGASAGLGLAGGPLLSGALVEPYGWEASFYLNVPIALVLLLATVPLLPASRDRNAGPLDPWGALLSCLMLGGLVYGVIEGPVKGWLSMEVMGAWALFLVSLVAFIIVERRVSNPMVDLDWFTNKFFAAGAAFAALIFTIVIGMIYLVALYALQFMGYDALETGLRLLPAGVALIVGVPVGEQLYHRTGPRWPITLGAALAAGGAYVLSTVDLSSDDTSVMVAGVLFGLGAGVAIPAMTDSVMANAPAERGGVVGGTFDAAIEVGAALGIAVYGSVLNSVYADGLPERITAQLPPAAREAAEDSLGGATGVAAQLPDAAAGPLVSAARSAFVDGYTTAAYGVLATAAFTAFLAVVLVPKRTEPAATAGHGRAVPEPAAGDPDRGVRTAKQGPSERS
- a CDS encoding TetR/AcrR family transcriptional regulator, which encodes MTTAPLRGGQAREDQLLSATLEVLREVGYNHLTVDLVVARARASKATVYRRWPSKSELIVAAFENATRDLPAERDTGSLRGDLLAALGDVLDEMDRFGDVIADLLGELGRSPELAGTIRDGYIASRRQTMMNAFSRAQERGEIPPEVDVETLWDLVPAVIFFRSLNMGSRVDAEEVRGLVDNIVLPLAFRSPPE